In Halobacteria archaeon AArc-dxtr1, the sequence TGGTTGCAGTGCGCTCGTGTAACTCAGGGGATCGGTGACGCCGGCGACACCGGATGGACAGCACTTAGTCGCGAGCAACGAACTCCTCTAGTATGAACGTCACCGACGCCTTCGCCGGTCTCGCGTGTCTCGATTGCGGGGCGCTCGCCGACGATACCGAACCGACCTCCCGCTGCGAGCAGTGCGGTGGGCTCCTCGACCCAACGTATGAGTACGATGCGATCGAATTCGATCGGGCGGCGGCCCCCTCCCAATCTGGCGATTCGATGTGGCGATACGCGGACCTCCTCCCGTTCGAGCGTGACACCGCCGTAACTCTTGGCGAGGGGGCGACGCCGTTGGTCGAGTGTCCGAGTCTCGCCGATGAACTCGGCGTCGAGCGCGTACTGGTCAAAGACGAGGGCCAGAATCCGACGGGGACGATCGCCGATCGCGGCCTCTCGGTGGCCGTGACCGCGGCGAGCCAGCACGGCGCCGAGACGGTCGCACTCTCGGATACGGGCGACGCTGGCCAGTCCGCAGCGGCTTACGCCGCCCGCGCCGATCTCGACTCGCAGGTCTACCTCCCCTCGCGATCGGGCTTTGCGACCAAGGCGATGGTTAACGTCCACGGCGGCGAGATGAGCGTCGTCGGCGGTCGCCTCGGGGACGCCCGGGAGGCCTACGACGAGGCCCTCGCAGAGCACGAGGAGTGGTCTCCGCTCGGAGCCTTCGAGACGCCATACCGTCACGAGGGGGCAAAGACCCTCTACTACGAGATAGTGGAACAACTCGACTGGACGACGCCGGACGCTGTCGTCGTTCCCACCGGCGAAGGGGTGGGGCTCCTCGGCGCGTACAAGGCGGCCCGGGAGTGTCGCGACCTCGGTCTCGTCGACGAGCTACCGGCGCTGTACGCGGCGCAGGCCGCGGGTTGCGCCCCGATCGCCGAGGCGATGGAGGCGGACCGCGACGACCCCGAGCCGGTCGATCATCCGGACACGATCTGTGGCGAGATCGAGGTGCCCGACCCCGTGGCCGGAAGCCGACTGCTCGAGGCCGTCCGCGAGACCGACGGCGGCGCGGTCGCCACCGAGGACGACGCGATCCTCGAGGCGGCGGTCGCCGTCGCTCAAGGCGAGGGACTGGAGATGGCCCCGAGCAGCGCGGTCGCTGCCAGCGGCGCGTGGAAGCTCGCCGAACAGAGCGAGTTCGACGGCGACGAGACCGTCGTGATCGTCAACGCCGGCGCGGGAATCAAAGGCGCCGACGTGCTCCGCAGCCACCTGATGGGTCGCGGAATCTAACGAGACTGCAAAATCGGCCGCTTACAGCCCGATGTTCATCGCGTACGGCCACGTCGCACTCGCCACCACGAGGAACGCGAGCGCGCCGCCGGCGCCGTAGACGTTTTTCAGGAAGCTGTTCATCTCATTTTGGGCGTCCTCGCCCTCCTGGCGCCAGAAGTCGTGCATCGCTACCGCGGAGACGAGCAGGAACGCCGCGAGCGCGGCAGCGCCGATTCCTGGGAAGACACCCACGACGATCGAGAGACCGCCGAGGACGAGTAAGGCACCGCTACCGAGCACCGAGAGGCGTGGCATGGGAAGCCCCTTGAACTCCGCGTAGGCAGCCATCTCGTCCGTGTTCAGGAAGTGGTTCAGTCCCGTAAACGCGAGTACGCCGCCAAAGAGCACGCGGGCGAGCAGGAAGGCGATCTCCGCAGCGGTCGACTCGAACATTAGGCGATCACCGCCGAAGGGGCGGACACAGTGGAGGTGTCGGGAGAGTCATCAGACAGTACGTCCGAAACAGCAGACAGTTTCATCACGTTACCTGGTTCGTTCTGTAACCGATATATGCGTTCCCGGACACCGGTGATAGCAGGTAACCCCGACGACACCGCTCGATTCGGCCAGCGACTGGTTGCAGAGTCGCCCGCGCTACCGGCCTAAATCGGCGTCTTCGCTCCGGCAATCGGTGACGCGAGGATCCGCAGGGCTTTTGCTGGTTGTCGGGAAACGGGGCGGTATGTCTACACCGTGGGCCGACTGGAACCACATCCTCAAGATCGATCCCGACAAGGATCTTCCCGAGGGTGTCACC encodes:
- a CDS encoding threonine synthase, whose translation is MNVTDAFAGLACLDCGALADDTEPTSRCEQCGGLLDPTYEYDAIEFDRAAAPSQSGDSMWRYADLLPFERDTAVTLGEGATPLVECPSLADELGVERVLVKDEGQNPTGTIADRGLSVAVTAASQHGAETVALSDTGDAGQSAAAYAARADLDSQVYLPSRSGFATKAMVNVHGGEMSVVGGRLGDAREAYDEALAEHEEWSPLGAFETPYRHEGAKTLYYEIVEQLDWTTPDAVVVPTGEGVGLLGAYKAARECRDLGLVDELPALYAAQAAGCAPIAEAMEADRDDPEPVDHPDTICGEIEVPDPVAGSRLLEAVRETDGGAVATEDDAILEAAVAVAQGEGLEMAPSSAVAASGAWKLAEQSEFDGDETVVIVNAGAGIKGADVLRSHLMGRGI
- a CDS encoding DoxX family protein, with product MFESTAAEIAFLLARVLFGGVLAFTGLNHFLNTDEMAAYAEFKGLPMPRLSVLGSGALLVLGGLSIVVGVFPGIGAAALAAFLLVSAVAMHDFWRQEGEDAQNEMNSFLKNVYGAGGALAFLVVASATWPYAMNIGL